GGCATTTTGCTGTAACCCTTTTTCATTGGATTGTGCTAATGAAATGGACCCAGCCCTCTTTTCAAAATGCCTCAAATGAGGCACGATGATCTGGACTTGACACTGTTCTATGCTTGTGTAAAGATTCTGAAAATAGTAGAGAATATATATTTATGATAAATTCATGGAGGTATTAAATATTAGGAGCTTTAAAACTTCAGGAAAAGATAGATATGATTTTGTAATGATTTAAGATAAAAATTATTGTGCAGCTTCAGCATCCTTTTGTCACTCCTTCTAAAATTAAATTTTCTGTAGATATATTAAAAATATCCTCAAGGTTATACCTCTCAGTCGCCCCAATAATCTCAAGCCCAATTACCTTGCCATCGGCATCAAGATCAATATTTATACCCTCTTCTATCTCCTTTGTATGGGCAACTATCTTTTCCTGAATCCTGATATACAAAGCATCAACCTCTTTATCATATTCAATCTTCATAATGCCTCCCTATTTATTCTTATCAATGGCTGTTACTATAGTTATTTTATTACTCTCCTTACGAAAGGTCACTTTAAGGTATTTCTTTCCTATATGCTTGAAAGCATTCTTTCTGTCTTTAATCGAATCCTCCACACTCTTCGGGTAGAGGACTGTATCTTTTACCTCATCCTCCGTAATCTCTCTCCACTTCATCTGTCTCCTGGCGTGCCTGCTATATGATATGTCCATGCAACTCCTATCCTATCTAAGACAGTTCCTTGAGTCAAGGTTATCTTCGGTATTAAAATATCTGTCTGGTATAATAATTGCGGTTGTGTTATTTATTACTAACCAATGCCAAAGAATATATATGTCTTTATTCTTTCATATAAGGATAGAAAAAGACATGAGCACTTAACTGACAAAAGTGAAAGATATCTTAGTAGGATAAAGTCATGACAAGAGAAGAATTGTTCAACTAACTGTAAATCCCTTCCCCATTTCTGCATGCTGTGTTATATTGTCTACTGATAACCTTATTTATATAAGGAGCCTTGTGGGGGAAAAGGAGTTTACAAAAGACCTTAGTCCTGAGGGAGATGACAGGCTGAGAATAAAGATCACAACGAAAAAGGGAATGGTCACTGAAATTGTTGTTCAGTATGAGGCTAAAATTAAGAATAAATGGTATCCTTTAGTAAGGTATGATACCTCACATGGGTTTTTCCATCGTGATTTATTGAATCCAAAAGGAGAGGAGATAAAGAAGGTCGTAGATATAGAAAATTTAAAAGATGCCCTTACCTATGCGGAGCAGGATTTAAAAGATAGGTGGGAATGGTATAAAGAGAAATTCAAGAGGGGGGTAAAATAATGACAAAGAAGGAATACATTGAAAGAAATATAGGGATGACCTTTGATTTTATAAAACAGTTACTTGACCACCCAGAGGCAATCGAATCCATACCTGACAGGGCAGAGCTTGACTTTATAGATAAGGATATGCCGGTCAAAATAAAGGAAGAAACGAACGGAGAAAATATTGTAAGGTATAAAGTCGAGCATGTTTTTGAGCCATTGTAATAATATTGTGCTAAATCAGGTCAAAACAGACAGAATTAACAGTAATCAACTGGAAAGAATATAAAGCCTCAACCTATTGATTCTTAATAGTAAAAGGGAAACAATTCCAAGAATCAAGGAGTTATATGTTTTCCTACTAATCAAGCTCTTAATCAGCGGGTCGGAGGTTCGATCCCTCCACGGCCCACCAGCAAGGAAACCGACACACCAAAAAGAATTAAGGGAAGATAGAGGCCACACAACTTATAGATATATTAGCAAATCTGCTTACTGAGATTGATATTTTCGATACAATAACGGTGGATGAAGAAAGGATATTAGGATCTATTCCCTATATCACCATGCATAATTTGAATTCTTCCGAGACGGAACATTAATTGTTATTACCTCTGATAAGCGCTTACTTAAAGCCTCCGAGGATGAAGGGTTCAAGGCATTAAACCCGGAGGAAGTTGAAATGAACATTATAAGTGAATTACTTGGCAGTTAGGAGTTAAGGCGCTACCCGAATAATGAGGTTATGTGTCCATAAAGACCTGGTGAATCCGGAGTATAAAGTCATGACAAGAGAAGTCCTGTAAATTTCTTATCAAGTTCTTTAGCCTTCATATTTTCTGGATAGTCTCACAGAAATAATCCGGATCTTTCCCGTGCCGGGTTCTATCGCTTACAGGCTCAACAGGGTTATGCGAATCTTACGTCCACTTCTTTCCGAGGTCCTCCAAACCAGCCTTTTGCAAATCCTCCGGGCTCATCAGTATACGAAACTTGCAATTGGCCTGAAAGTTGAGAAAGAAGGGCTCTGAAAAGGAGGGTACATCCGACGGAGTTTGTACGTTAATCACGAAGATCCCGCCGCGTTTTCCGTCTTGCTCAGTGAAGTAGGCCGTCTCCGGCTTGATTGTTTCAAGGATACGCCCAATGATCTCGCCCGCCTTTCCGCTTCTGACGAGGGTATTAAATGGCTCAAGCGGGAATTCGACCGTAAGTAGCATTTTCATGTGATGTTCTCCTTTTGTTGCGGCATTTAAAGGCGGTGCCGCACACGCCTGAAAAGTTATTAGTCAGTTAGCAAACAATAGCACAGACTTTTGATCTGTTCAATACCAAGTTCAATTTAACCTCTGCAAGTTTAGTGTGGAGACATCCTTCCTTGCCTTACGCTTTTTTTTATAAATTCCGGGTTCTGAGAAAGAAGCCAATCCTCTGAGTCTTCTTTTGTATTGGCTGTTTCGAAGACATTCAAAGGGAAGGTCGTTGTCAACAAAGGGGATTATTTTTGAAAAGCATACCTCATAAAGAAATTATTAAGCTAAACCAGACGTTCCACAAGTCCATCCAAGCCCCGTTTTATCGAATTTGCAAAACCATCCCTAACCCCAAGAGAAGCTACCTTAATGATAAATTAATGGAGGTATTAAAATCTCTGTCTGGTATAATAATTGTGGTTGTGTTATTTTTTACTAACCAATGCCAAAGAAAACAAATATTTTTTAGTATATGTAAATGTTAAAAAATTAAGGGCTTCAAGGATTGAGGGATTAACCCTTCTTCGAGGATAATGATGAAGGTTTGGGACTTACCAACACGGCTCTTCCATTGGTTTCTCGTCTTCGCCTATATTGGGGTCTTTTACACTTCCTATAGCGAATGGTTGCTCGAATACCATACTATCGCCGGGTATATTATCCTGGGCCTGGTCATGTTTCGAATAGTGTGGGGTTTTACAGGCAACCGTCATGCAAGATTCTCGGAATTCCTTAAAGGATGGAGCGGCATTAAGTCCGTTCTATCTGATAACCTGAGATTTAAGTTTCCGCGATATTTAGGACACAATCCGGTTGTTGGCTGGGCCATAGTATTTATGCTCACAGCAACCGCTCTTATAAGCATAACCGGGATTATAACCTATAGTGGCGAAGAAAACAGGGGGCTGTGGGCAGGGGTGTTTACTTATCACACTGCCGCCTATGCCAGGACCATTCATACTGTTTTAGCATATACCATGGTAGTCGTGATCGTGGGCCATATCTGCATGGCTCTTTTCCATGATTTTATACTAAGAGAGAACATCATCCTATCCATGATTACAGGAATAAAGGAGGACCCTGAAACATGGAGCGAGAGGGTGTCCCACATGCAGCCGGGCGAGGGGCGGTCATTTGTGAGACTTCTCGTATGGATATTTGTGGCGATTATGGGTGGTCTCGGACTCGTATATCTGCCGCCTGAAGGGGGCGAGACAGATTTTTCCAGGATGAAGCCGCCCGGGGTCCTTGACGCAGAGGGCTTTGCCGTTGAGTTAAAAACGAATCAGGCATGGCGGGATGAGTGTGCAACCTCCTGCCACAGTGCATTGCATCCAACCTTACTTCCCGCAGAGTCATGGAGAAATATCGTCTCAAGTCTGGATGATCACTTTGGTGAGGATGTGACGCTTGACGAAAACACCCGTAAGGAGATACTCAATTTCCTTACAGCAGCCTCTGCAGAACATTCAACAACGGAAGCATCCACAAAAATGCTCTATTCCATTAAGGCAAATCAAATTCCAATAAGGATTACGGAGGTCCCTTACTGGGTGTGGAAGCATGATAGAATATCGGAAGATACATTCAGAAGAAAGTCTGTGATGAGCAAAATCAATTGTGTCGCCTGCCACCCAGGGGCTGAGATCGGCTCATTTGAAGATAAGGATATTCATATCCCAAACTGAAAGGAGGTTTTAGATGAGAAAGAAGACCATTTATATTTTAACAATAGTTATCTCTTTTGTATTATTTTACCCGGGGGTTTCAGGTGCAGCACAAAGCCTGAATCCTCAAATGCAGTCCGTTGTCAATAATTATCTTGCCGAGGCACAGAAACAGGATTCAGGCATAAAGGGATTCAGCGCCGACGGGGGCAGGAAACTCTATAATTTCAGGAGAATTCATTCTGTCAAAAAGGAGGAACGCTCTTGTTTGACCTGTCACACATCCAATCCGGCAAATCAGGGGAAGACAACCGTCGGCAAGGTGATAGAACCACTGTCGCCAGCGGCGAACAAGGCACGCTTTACCGATCCCCGAAAGGTAGAAAAGTGGTTTAAAAGAAACTGTACATGGGTGTTAGAGAGGGAATGCACACCTAAAGAGAAGGGTGACTTTGTCACCTATATGATGTCGTTATAGATAACCATAGGAGGTATAAATGAAGAAAATAAATACAGTAATTCCATTATTAGTAGCAGGTGTACTCTTAGTCGGAATGATTAGCGGAAGTGTTGTTTTTGCTGACGAAAATAAAAGAGGGGAACGGGAGAAAAGACATAAGAGCGATCGTCAGTATTCTGTTGTCAATAATCCATTATACGAACAGGAATGCTCATCCTGTCATTTCTTATACCTCCCGGGCTTACTTCCGGAGCGTTCCTGGCAGGAGATCATGAAAAGCAGCGGGAAACATTTTGGAGAGGACCTTGCGCTTGATGATACAACGAAGGAGGAGATACTCTCTTACCTGAGCAAGTATTCTGCTGAAAAGTCAAATACGGAATGGGCCGGGAAGATCCTGGCCAGTATCGGTTCGGGAACCCCTGTAAGGATTACTGAAACACAGTATATTAAAAGGAAACATCGTAAAATAAAGACAGAGGTATTTAAGCGCCCCTCTATCGGCAGCTTTTCAAACTGTGGGGCATGCCATAAAAAAGGTGCGCAGGGGGACTTTGAAGAAGATGGGGTTTCAATACCCAAGTAGCATAAAAAGGCCCTGA
This Nitrospirota bacterium DNA region includes the following protein-coding sequences:
- a CDS encoding DUF2283 domain-containing protein; protein product: MKIEYDKEVDALYIRIQEKIVAHTKEIEEGINIDLDADGKVIGLEIIGATERYNLEDIFNISTENLILEGVTKGC
- a CDS encoding DUF4258 domain-containing protein, giving the protein MDISYSRHARRQMKWREITEDEVKDTVLYPKSVEDSIKDRKNAFKHIGKKYLKVTFRKESNKITIVTAIDKNK
- a CDS encoding panthothenate synthetase, yielding MKMLLTVEFPLEPFNTLVRSGKAGEIIGRILETIKPETAYFTEQDGKRGGIFVINVQTPSDVPSFSEPFFLNFQANCKFRILMSPEDLQKAGLEDLGKKWT
- a CDS encoding cytochrome b/b6 domain-containing protein, with protein sequence MMKVWDLPTRLFHWFLVFAYIGVFYTSYSEWLLEYHTIAGYIILGLVMFRIVWGFTGNRHARFSEFLKGWSGIKSVLSDNLRFKFPRYLGHNPVVGWAIVFMLTATALISITGIITYSGEENRGLWAGVFTYHTAAYARTIHTVLAYTMVVVIVGHICMALFHDFILRENIILSMITGIKEDPETWSERVSHMQPGEGRSFVRLLVWIFVAIMGGLGLVYLPPEGGETDFSRMKPPGVLDAEGFAVELKTNQAWRDECATSCHSALHPTLLPAESWRNIVSSLDDHFGEDVTLDENTRKEILNFLTAASAEHSTTEASTKMLYSIKANQIPIRITEVPYWVWKHDRISEDTFRRKSVMSKINCVACHPGAEIGSFEDKDIHIPN
- a CDS encoding DUF1924 domain-containing protein, with amino-acid sequence MQSVVNNYLAEAQKQDSGIKGFSADGGRKLYNFRRIHSVKKEERSCLTCHTSNPANQGKTTVGKVIEPLSPAANKARFTDPRKVEKWFKRNCTWVLERECTPKEKGDFVTYMMSL
- a CDS encoding diheme cytochrome c, with protein sequence MKKINTVIPLLVAGVLLVGMISGSVVFADENKRGEREKRHKSDRQYSVVNNPLYEQECSSCHFLYLPGLLPERSWQEIMKSSGKHFGEDLALDDTTKEEILSYLSKYSAEKSNTEWAGKILASIGSGTPVRITETQYIKRKHRKIKTEVFKRPSIGSFSNCGACHKKGAQGDFEEDGVSIPK